From the Coffea eugenioides isolate CCC68of chromosome 1, Ceug_1.0, whole genome shotgun sequence genome, the window GAACCCTGGGATAAGTGGATTTCATTACTAAGCAAGagataagagaaaaaaaataagcagAAATATCTACCTTGGTATTCTCCTGATGGAAACAGAGCTAACTGGAGTCTCTGTTTCTGCCCGCACAGTCAGAAGACTTTTCACCTATTCCCCAAAACAGGAAAgttccaaccaaaaaaaaaaaaaaccaaatttaCAATCTGTTAGACAAATAGACAAACTAATATCTAATAGCCGTCAGAGTCTTGTACAAACCAGTAGAAGTCCAATAATGTTCTTTGGATTTCCTGCATAGACAGGAACTCGACTATGACCACGTGCAAGAATTTTTCCGATAGCTTCCCTGCATGTAAGAATATCCACAAGATAATCTACAGTCAAAATAGAATAATGTATAGTTTTGATCCGTCCAAAAGTGCAAGAAGAAACTATCATTTAGTAATCAGGCATATGAATTCAGTCATTCTATAAATTACTTCGTGTTGAATTGAAGGAATGGCCATTTAGTAAATAATGCTCATTGAATTGAAGGAAAAGAGGAAACTAAGAACCAAAAATAACTATGTAGGTAAACTAGAATATCTTAGGGTGGTAAGAATATGGCTAAGGAGAGAAAACAACTATCAGTTCCAAAAATCCACATGTTCACAAAGTGGTTAAACAAGAAGATTACAGAAACTGAGAAGAGGTGGCATAAACTCATCCTACGACTTCTCTTGGCTTCAAACAAAATCTCAACCTCATTCCAAGTGGAAACAAAACCCATGAAAACAGAAGTCAAGCCAACACACTTCGAAGAGCATTTGAGGGTACTGAAATCATGAACCAACCATGACCATTCTGAACATGTAGATGTTGTAGTTTTGAACTTGAacaaatgctttcaatgatgaACAAAATGAAATACAAAAATCAGGCCTTCTTTATGCATCCCTTAATGTGACTTTAGCATTCAATAAGTTTGATATTTTTCCTTTACTATGTTTcctaaatgattttttttttgttggggggggggggtggtggCATGTCTTTATACGCATTAATGACTTGTTATCTCTGGATACAATAGAGCCTATGCATggccatttatttttctatcaacaGTTGAATTACGCTAAGACAGCTTATAACCCTTGTGAGAACAGTATTCGATCCAGTGGGAGACAATAGATTAAGCTTGCAATCTTTATACATGCATTTTGGCTAGGGAAATCAGGTAAAAATAGCAGAATATCATCATCATCAGGTCTAAACAATGGTTTCATTGTAAACTAGGTCCTCGAACAATGAGCAAATGTGAAAAAATCACCAATCCAACTTGGAATTGACATCGAGGGAGAATGTTGATTCGATGGGTGTCATTGCCTCCTCTGCAGTCTGCAAACGTCCAAAGCACAACTTTAACCCAGACTATTACAGACAAGCACTAAAATCAGAACTTAAAATAAACATTACCAAGTCTTAAGACATCTAAAGAGTAACATGGTATGAAAAGCCTCTGAACATTTTTAGTGTCACTACAATTAGAATCAAGTGGCAAGAATTGCATGCATTAAAGAGATCCAAGTGGATTTTGCTGCAACTTacacaaacaaaaatttaacTCAATAAAGTTAGTATGAAGCCACATTCAGATCATTCTTGGTAGGTATGGAActaaatcattttctttttaaaaagaataaagaaataTGCATGACCAATTGACTTCACCAGAGGTTGGTGCTGAACAACCCAATACACGAGATGGGAGAGGTCAGCAATCTCATATGAAATCATATAAGGAAAGCTATAACAGTTTCTGCACTCCATCTCCATCAAGACAAACCTTTTCAGTCAAATCAAGTGCTCCACTTATAATAGTAGTCTCATCATGCGTGAGTTCACCCCCTTTGCCAGCCTAAGATGGCGCCAGAAAACAATTACTGacgtgaaaagaaaagaatttacGAACTTAGACAAGTAAAAAAAGATTGTTCATTATTCCCCTGAGATTGAATTGTTTTGCAATCATGCACTCTCACACTGAATTTACTGCGAGCATATCAATCTTTCATAAGATAATACAAAACTTTACGCGGacaattttgtcattttctttCCTCTCACCAATTAAAAAGCCAGCCTGAACTATATTACTATGAGTCTTCACTTTGCCCTAGCATATTTGTATCACTCTTCATTTTGCACTACCGAAGCTGAGTCCAAAGCACTCCGATATCCAAGTCCTAGTAAATTCAGGCCTGAATATTACATTAACAAAATGGAATAGATGCAGCTAAGAGTTATTACCTCCTGGCCATGGATTGAAACAAGTGCTTTCAGCTGAGCTCGTCTGAACAGAGCATCATTATGCCCCAGTACAGCATCCAGAACCTGGAAAGAGAATACATTGAACATTCAAACAGCAGTTTCTCTTTCATGTATCAATTCCCACAGACCATTTACAAAGCAAGGCAACGAGAAATCTGCAGAGAATTTACCTTTCCTATAGGGTAAGCAATAGGATAGCAAATAATCATCAGAACGCGGACTAGCCATGCAAAGTTTGCACCCACAGCAAGTCCGTACCTTGAGCATATTGATTGTGGAATAATCTAACACCAATGAGATGAAGCATCAAATAAATATCAGTTATTAAGTTCTTTATGTTCACGTGGTGCAGAAAATAAGTAGAATGTCGTAAGAACAGAACAAACCTCCCCAAAGAGTAGAACGAACGTCACAGATAGCACAACAGCAACAGCAGGATGAAAAATCTTATCCAGGTAAATTGGAAGAGCCTGCAAGGAACATGACCAAGTGAGTGAAGATGATACATAAATTACTTACTTTACACAATCAAAATGTCGGGATATATGAAAAGGATCAAAACTCATATCACGGAGTTCTCcgaggaagaagaagatgacATTTTCCAACATGATAAATCAACAACTCTTGAGTCAAAAATGGGGGGAAAAATCCAAAGAAggaatatcatcaataaaaggGCAATGCTCAAGTGCTATTACTTTCCTATGTTAAAATTCCCAAACTGCGTCCCCAGACCCTAATAAAAGTAAAGAGAACCACAATCTTACGTATTAATATGTAACATCGTCTGAAAAAGAAGAGGTTTGAACACATTCGTTCCATGATCATACAGAGGAAATAATAGCAAAACtcctaaaaaaattttcagttgCGATCGAGACCAGAATTCGAAAGACCAAAATTTCACAAAGAGCTTACAAGAGTGTAGTCAAACTTAGACTCACCTCCATGGCAGCAGCATTACACAGAAGCAAGGTCACAAGAAGCTGGTGCTGCTTTTGCACAACTGGCAGAATAATAGCTGacgcaggaaaaaaaaaaagaaagaaagaagtaaCGAAGTCTTTTTTAGCTCCCATTCAGCTGAAGAAAAAAGTTATCCTCATCAAAATTTAGTAGCCCTCTCTAAGTACAGAACGCTCCCCCTCCCTTAAGGAAAACGTCCCCAatcagaaaaacaaaaaaaaaggtaattaaATTAGGTGGACCTGCTTGCTTCTTTTCAGTGGTGCTGCCGCTTCGCTGAAGAATTTCAAGTTCGACAAGACCGAGGGACATCAATCCCAAGGTGAGGCCGGACATTATACCGGCAAAAAGCACGAGGATGCAAGATATTCCGGCATAGACAAACCACCATGGGTTCCCGAATTCAATGTCCTGAGAGTCCACCACGAATGCCCTGGTGGTGGCCGTCAACCCCACTAGGGCTAAGGCATTCACTAAAGACACCTGCATTCCCTCTCCTCTGCCAACAAATACAGTTAGTACTCCACTATTAGGACAGCACAGGTCCTCGTCTTTTGCAGCAGCAGCAGTATCCAGAAGCGGTCGGGAGCGGAGACGGTTCCGTTGACGGTAGCGGTGCTGGCGGTGATGGGGGTACTAGTTCATCCCCTGGTGTGGACTGTGGAGCCAGGTACTGAAGTAAAGAGGAAAGAGACGGAGAGAAAGTACGAAATTTTTAGTGTAGTGCTGAGGTGGACCAGCGTGCTTGACCCTGAGGGGCTTGTCTTTCATTGGGAATCAGGCAATTGTTTATAACGCGATTTACAATATTGCCCTTTCCCTCCTAAATCAAATCGTTACGGGCTTACGGCCTACCCATTTCATCAAAGTCCGAACCCGTGTTAAAGATTTCGGACTATTTGAGGCGCCCACGTCCCCCCGAGTATTCGAGCAACATCACCCGCTCCAAAGTCCAAATCCTCTAGGTTGCAGCATTTTACAACCTCCAAAACAATCAATGAAGTAGGGACTCTTTCATCTCGAAATCAATTCATCTTGGAGTAAACGAAATCTAGTAGGTTAGTTATGCTTTTCAGGCCCTATTCTGTATCTTCTCGCTCAGCCTCGAAAATCTCGATACTCAAATCTTGCATTCAGTTTCGAGCTTCAATTTCAAGCCTCAGAGTAGCGTGGCGGAAGGACCCCAAGCTAGACCAAGCGATTGAGAACGACAAGCAATGGAGGCTCAGCGCAAGGGTGGTCAGAGAGGTATTAAACGAACCGGGTCAAGTAATCCCACTCCGTTATTTAGAGAAACGCCGCGAAAGGCTTCGATTACCCATCAAAATCCAAACTTTCCTATCCCGAAACCCGGGATTATTCGACACTTATTCGGACCGGATCAGACCCAAATCCGACCCGGTTCCATTTATCCGCCCCAGCCGCAGGCTCAGGCAGTTCTTAGAAGACGAGAAAAGAATTCACCTCGAAAACGAGCCGTTAATTGTGTCTAAATTGTGTAAATTGTTGATGATGTCCAAGAACAGGGTGGTTAGTGCCGATAAGTTGGTCGAGGTGAAGAGGGAATTTGGGTTCCCCAGTGATTTTTTGGTTAACTTGGTTCCGAGGTATCCGGAATATTTTAGACTGGCAGGGGCTCCTGGTGAGGGAAAATCTTATCTAGAACTGGTGTCGTGGAATTCGGATTATGCGAAATCTGTCATCGAGCTGAGGGCAGAGGAGGAATCCAGGTTAACTGGGATAAAGATCAGGCCTTCTTTCAACTGGAAGCTTCCGCCTGGTTTCTTTATTAAGAAGGAAATGAGGGAATGGGTTAGAGATTGGTTAGAAATCCCGTACATTTCGCCTTATGACGATGTTTCGCATTTGGAACAATCATCAAGAGAGATGGAAAAGAGGAATGTCGGAGTTTTTCACGAAATGTTGTCGCTTTCAATTTATAAGAGGATTCCAGTGCCTGTTCTGGGAAAGTTCTGTGATGATTATAGGTTCTCGAATGCATTTACTAGTGTGTTTACTAGGCATTCTGGGATTTTCTACATGTCTTTAAAAGGTGGAATCCAGACTGCAATTCTCAGGGAAGCTTATAAGGGTGAGCAGTTGATTGATCGAGATCCTCTTATTGAGATAAAAGATAAATTTATTGAGTTGCTGGCCGAGGGGCATAAGCAGAGGACTGAGCAATTGAAGTTACAGAGAAAAATGATTGAGAAGGACATGGAATTGATGACAAGGAAAACCGAAACGAATTGATTGGTGCAGAGCTGTTAAAGTTTGTGAAAAGCATGCCAAAATGTCTGCACTTCCTAAACTAAAGCACGCGCTAAAGATGGTATGAGCATTTTCAGCTGGTGGTTCCACTGATACGAGTTAAAATTCCTTTCCATTGAAAAATACAGTTGTTGAAAAGCCTATTTGCACATTGAATTTACTTTGAGGGTGTGTATCTCCCAAAACTTGTTTACCTGTTGCGCAGATTGGATCTGTTGGAATACTAGAGCTGTGAAATGACATGAGATGCTCTTGGACATTTCTTTCATAAATCCTTGTTCAACATCTGAACCTTGTTGGTTGGCTAACTTCAGTACTGTTCTGGCGGTAGCTTTGTTTACAAAGCCGACGAACTTGGCCCAAAGAAAAGAGTAATCAGCGTCTTGAAAGAACACTTTTGGCAATATAGAGCTAGCACATTGTTCATTTGTTTCTGCAGTGTTCTTATATTTGCGGCCAACGGAATTATCCTTTCCTTTGAGTAAAGATTTTTTACTACCTCGTCATACATTTCGGGATGGTTTTGTTTTATTAATCAGGTACTTGCGGCACTTGGAAAAGGCATTCTTGCATTGCAGCTACCCGAGTACATCTTTGCTTTGGGTAAGAAGTTTTGTTGAAGAACTCGTCATCCACTCCTGGGATGCTTTTATTTGTATTCGTCAGACTTGATAGCACTCGGAGGAGGGGTGGGTGGTGCAGGGTGGCGGGAGTTAAGATTAGATGATTCAGAAGCATTGAAATCGTGTCTCATGGAGGAGTTGAAGCTAACATGGAAGATATAAATCTGCTGTTGTCTTCTCTCGAATTTCCTGGTACACAAGCAGGAAGCAGAGAAATCAGTGCCTGGTAGGGATTTTGCCGGACTCGCTGTCTCTAAGCATGTTCTCTTTAACATGCAAACCATAATGAACTTATTCAGCAAACAATATCTTTTTTGAGTTTTGGAGCTTGGTAGGAAGTTAGGATATTGATTTAGGTCCAAAGTCAGCTTTTATTCTCGTGTGTGCATTATGAGTTGCAAATGCCTGTTGAAGAACCGGGTGTGGGGTTgcgatttcatttttttgaaaaCTTATTCTTGATTTATAAATTCATCAGCCATGCATACTTTCTaaccctttttaattttttctagtAGTTATTTTGGGTAGaggttctttttcctttcccatCTTCGAGCTGTTTTAACAACTGAACTGCTGCCTGGCTGTTCTCATGGCGTGTTTCTTCTATTGGGTTTCAGCATCATGGTAAAAGACCAACGTTTGACTTCATGTTGACCGAATACCATGAGAATGGTACTTTTTGTCAAACTTTGTCCACCGAACGTGAACTGATAGAAGGGATCATCTGCAACAAAAGCTTCACTTTGGAGGGCTTAAATGTGATTTAATCAATTTCAAGGGTTGAACGGATACGTTATCTGCTTTACAGGGCCGAATCAAAATTAACCTTAAGATACATCTCTC encodes:
- the LOC113783504 gene encoding putative DUF21 domain-containing protein At1g03270 isoform X2 is translated as MQVSLVNALALVGLTATTRAFVVDSQDIEFGNPWWFVYAGISCILVLFAGIMSGLTLGLMSLGLVELEILQRSGSTTEKKQAAIILPVVQKQHQLLVTLLLCNAAAMEALPIYLDKIFHPAVAVVLSVTFVLLFGEIIPQSICSRYGLAVGANFAWLVRVLMIICYPIAYPIGKVLDAVLGHNDALFRRAQLKALVSIHGQETAEEAMTPIESTFSLDVNSKLDWEAIGKILARGHSRVPVYAGNPKNIIGLLLVKSLLTVRAETETPVSSVSIRRIPRVPADMPLYDILNEFQKGSSHMAAVVRVKAKDSNSLPPGEGEKVGEKKVNSVDSQLTSPLLHKVDEKSDSIVINMDKASSQTTIDKHTLKQNVAMTNSLTHLPEDIEEGEVIGIITLEDVFEELLQEEIVDETDVYVDVHKRIRVAAAAAASSVARAPSNRRLTGQKPSGRFGKERTNPKEAT
- the LOC113783504 gene encoding putative DUF21 domain-containing protein At1g03270 isoform X1 translates to MQVSLVNALALVGLTATTRAFVVDSQDIEFGNPWWFVYAGISCILVLFAGIMSGLTLGLMSLGLVELEILQRSGSTTEKKQAAIILPVVQKQHQLLVTLLLCNAAAMEALPIYLDKIFHPAVAVVLSVTFVLLFGEIIPQSICSRYGLAVGANFAWLVRVLMIICYPIAYPIGKVLDAVLGHNDALFRRAQLKALVSIHGQEAGKGGELTHDETTIISGALDLTEKTAEEAMTPIESTFSLDVNSKLDWEAIGKILARGHSRVPVYAGNPKNIIGLLLVKSLLTVRAETETPVSSVSIRRIPRVPADMPLYDILNEFQKGSSHMAAVVRVKAKDSNSLPPGEGEKVGEKKVNSVDSQLTSPLLHKVDEKSDSIVINMDKASSQTTIDKHTLKQNVAMTNSLTHLPEDIEEGEVIGIITLEDVFEELLQEEIVDETDVYVDVHKRIRVAAAAAASSVARAPSNRRLTGQKPSGRFGKERTNPKEAT
- the LOC113783518 gene encoding protein WHAT'S THIS FACTOR 1 homolog, chloroplastic, giving the protein MLFRPYSVSSRSASKISILKSCIQFRASISSLRVAWRKDPKLDQAIENDKQWRLSARVVREVLNEPGQVIPLRYLEKRRERLRLPIKIQTFLSRNPGLFDTYSDRIRPKSDPVPFIRPSRRLRQFLEDEKRIHLENEPLIVSKLCKLLMMSKNRVVSADKLVEVKREFGFPSDFLVNLVPRYPEYFRLAGAPGEGKSYLELVSWNSDYAKSVIELRAEEESRLTGIKIRPSFNWKLPPGFFIKKEMREWVRDWLEIPYISPYDDVSHLEQSSREMEKRNVGVFHEMLSLSIYKRIPVPVLGKFCDDYRFSNAFTSVFTRHSGIFYMSLKGGIQTAILREAYKGEQLIDRDPLIEIKDKFIELLAEGHKQRTEQLKLQRKMIEKDMELMTRKTETN